The following are encoded together in the Bos mutus isolate GX-2022 chromosome 3, NWIPB_WYAK_1.1, whole genome shotgun sequence genome:
- the SH3BP4 gene encoding SH3 domain-binding protein 4, which translates to MAAQRIRAANSSGLPRCKSEGTLIDLSEGFSESSFNDVKVPSPSALLVDNPTPFGNAKEVIAIKDYCPTNFTTLKFSKGDHLYVLDTSGGEWWYAHNTTEMGYIPSSYVQPLNYRNSTLSDSGMIDNLPDSPDEVAKELDLLGGWTDAKKESSKPYSNNPFWNGVQTNPFLNGNVPAMPSVDELMPRSAVDLLLFDTGTSSFTESSSATTNSTGNIFDELPAAGRLPTEPPVKRDNPFFRSKRSYSLSELSVLQAKSDAPASSGFFTGLKSPAPEQFQSREDFRAAWLSHRKLARSCHDLDLLGQSPGWGQTQAVETNIVCKLDSSGGAVQLPDANISIHVPEGHVAPGEMQQISMKALLDPPLELNSDRCSSISPVLEVKLSTLEVKTHLILEMKVSAEVKSDIFSKSTVGLQCLRSDSKEGPYVPIPLAYSYGDTVQVQLDNLEPCMYLAIVAHGPNILYPSTVWDFINKKVTVGLYGPKHIHPSFKTVVTIFGHDCAPKTLLVSEVTRQAPTPAPVALQLWGKHQFVLSRPQDLQVCVFSNMTNYEVKASEQAKAVRGFQVKLGKVSRLIFPITCQNPSELSDFTLRVQVKDDQEAILTQFCVQTPQPPPKSAIKPSGQRRFLKKNEVGKIILSPLAATTKYPTFQDRPVSSLKFGKLLKTVVRQSKNHYLLEYKKGDAIALLSEEKIRLKGQLWTKEWYIGYHQGRVGLVHAKNVLVVGKARPSLLAGPELSTSVLLEQILRPCKFLTYIYASVRTLLMENVSSWRSFADALGYGDLPLTFFCRAELDSEPERVASVLEKLKEDCNNTDNKDRKSFQKELMMALLKMDCQGLVVRLIQDFVLLTTAVEVAQRWRELAEKLAKVSKQQMDAYESPHRDRNGVVDSEAMWKPAYDFLLTWSHQIGDSYRDVIQELHIGLDKMKNPITKRWKHLTGTLILVNSLDILRASAFSPVDHDDFVI; encoded by the exons TGCCTTCTCCCAGTGCCTTGCTCGTCGACAATCCCACACCCTTTGGAAATGCAAAGGAGGTGATTGCAATCAAGGACTACTGCCCAACCAACTTCACCACCCTCAAGTTCTCCAAGGGCGACCACCTGTATGTCCTGGACACCTCGGGCGGGGAGTGGTGGTATGCCCACAACACCACGGAGATGGGCTACATCCCCTCCTCCTACGTGCAGCCCTTAAACTACCGGAACTCCACCCTCAGCGACAGTGGGATGATCGACAATCTTCCAGACAGCCCGGACGAAGTCGCCAAGGAGCTCGATTTGCTCGGGGGATGGACGGATGCCAAGAAGGAATCCAGCAAACCCTACAGTAATAATCCTTTCTGGAACGGGGTCCAGACGAACCCGTTTCTTAATGGGAATGTCCCAGCGATGCCCAGCGTGGACGAGCTGATGCCCAGAAGCGCCGTGGACTTGCTCCTCTTCGACACAGGGACATCCTCCTTCACCGAGTCCAGCTCGGCGACCACCAACAGCACCGGCAACATCTTCGACGAGCTGCCGGCCGCCGGCCGCCTCCCCACGGAGCCACCCGTCAAGCGGGACAACCCTTTCTTCCGAAGCAAGCGTTCCTACAGCCTTTCGGAGCTCTCCGTGCTCCAGGCCAAGTCTGACGCGCCCGCGTCCTCGGGGTTTTTCACGGGCTTGAAATCGCCTGCCCCCGAGCAGTTCCAGAGCCGCGAGGACTTCCGGGCTGCCTGGCTGAGCCACCGGAAGCTGGCCCGGTCTTGCCACGACCTGGACCTGCTGGGCCAGAGCCCTGGGTGGGGCCAGACCCAGGCGGTGGAGACGAACATCGTGTGCAAGCTGGACAGCTCGGGGGGCGCCGTACAGCTCCCGGACGCCAACATCAGCATCCACGTGCCCGAGGGCCACGTGGCTCCCGGGGAGATGCAGCAGATCTCCATGAAGGCTCTGCTGGATCCCCCGCTGGAGCTCAACAGTGACCGGTGCAGCTCCATCAGCCCAGTGCTGGAGGTGAAGCTGAGCACCCTGGAGGTGAAGACCCACCTCATCCTGGAAATGAAGGTATCAGCCGAGGTGAAGAGTGACATTTTCAGCAAAAGCACGGTGGGCCTCCAGTGCCTGAGGAGCGACTCCAAAGAGGGGCCCTACGTCCCCATCCCTCTCGCCTACAGCTACGGGGACACAGTCCAGGTCCAGCTGGACAACCTGGAGCCCTGTATGTACCTGGCCATCGTCGCCCACGGCCCGAACATCCTCTACCCTTCCACGGTCTGGGACTTCATCAATAAAAAAGTCACCGTGGGTCTCTACGGCCCCAAACACATCCACCCGTCCTTCAAGACAGTGGTGACCATTTTCGGGCATGACTGCGCCCCAAAGACCCTCCTGGTCAGCGAGGTCACCCGCCAGGCCCCTACCCCAGCCCCAGTGGCCCTGCAGCTCTGGGGCAAGCACCAGTTCGTTCTGTCCAGACCCCAGGATCTCCAAGTCTGTGTGTTTTCCAACATGACCAACTACGAGGTCAAAGCCAGCGAGCAGGCCAAGGCCGTGAGAGGGTTCCAGGTGAAGCTGGGCAAGGTCAGCCGCCTCATCTTCCCCATCACTTGCCAGAACCCCAGCGAGCTCTCTGACTTCACCCTGCGGGTTCAGGTAAAAGATGACCAGGAGGCCATCCTCACCCAGTTTTGCGTGCAGACCCCCCAGCCACCCCCCAAAAGCGCCATCAAGCCATCCGGGCAGAGACGCTTCCTCAAGAAGAACGAGGTGGGGAAGATTATCCTGTCCCCGCTGGCCGCCACCACCAAGTACCCGACGTTTCAGGACCGCCCCGTGTCCAGCCTCAAGTTCGGCAAGTTACTCAAGACGGTGGTGCGGCAGAGCAAGAACCACTACCTGCTGGAGTACAAGAAGGGCGACGCCATCGCCCTGCTCAGCGAGGAGAAGATCCGGCTCAAGGGGCAGCTGTGGACGAAGGAGTGGTACATCGGCTACCACCAGGGCAGGGTGGGCCTGGTGCACGCCAAGAACGTGCTGGTGGTGGGCAAGGCGCGGCCCAGCCTGCTCGCGGGGCCCGAGCTGAGCACGTCGGTGCTGCTGGAGCAGATCCTGCGGCCCTGCAAGTTCCTCACCTACATCTACGCCTCCGTCCGCACGCTGCTTATGGAGAACGTCAGCAGCTGGCGCTCCTTCGCTGACGCGCTGGGCTACGGGGACCTGCCGCTCACCTTCTTCTGCCGGGCTGAGCTGGACAGCGAGCCTGAGCGGGTAGCGTCCGTCCTGGAGAAGCTGAAGGAAGACTGCAATAACACAGACAACAAAGACCGGAAGTCCTTCCAGAAGGAGCTCATGATG GCCTTACTGAAGATGGACTGCCAGGGCCTGGTGGTCAGACTCATCCAAGACTTCGTGCTCCTGACCACGGCGGTCGAGGTGGCGCAGCGCTGGCGGGAGCTGGCCGAGAAGCTCGCCAAGGTGTCCAAGCAGCAGATGGACGCGTACGAGTCTCCCCACCGGGACAGGAACGGGGTGGTGGACAGCGAG GCCATGTGGAAGCCCGCCTACGACTTTCTCCTCACCTGGAGCCACCAGATTGGGGACAGCTACCGGGATGTCATCCAGGAACTGCACATCGGCCTGGACAAGATGAAGAACCCCATCACCAAGCGCTGGAAGCACCTCACGGGGACCCTGATCCTGGTGAACTCCCTGGACATCCTGCGGGCCTCCGCCTTCAGTCCCGTGGACCATGATGACTTCGTGATTTGA